Within the Candidatus Cloacimonadota bacterium genome, the region CGCCGCAATTCATCAGCAGCTTAAATCCGTCGGGATGGTGTTCCTGCTCCAGAAACCCGCGCAGCTTAAGGCTGAGACCGTGCAGGGAAGCGGCTTCGGCGGCGCTAAGCTCAAAGAAATCGCGAGCGTGGCGGCGCGAAACGATGAGGCAATGTCCTGGCGAGATGGGGCGAATGTCGCGGATGGCGACAAAATGTTCGTTTTCCAGCAGGACCTGTTCGGGTTTGATGGCGCAGAAGGGGCATTCCATATCGCGTGTGTCCTTGTTAACCGTAATGTTTTCAGCCGGTTGGCCGACCGGGATAGCTTGGCGGAGGCGGGCCGTTCTGTCAAAGGAAAAATCCGGCTTGACAGGCGGGGGCGGGGATTTTATACTGGATT harbors:
- a CDS encoding HIT family protein; amino-acid sequence: MECPFCAIKPEQVLLENEHFVAIRDIRPISPGHCLIVSRRHARDFFELSAAEAASLHGLSLKLRGFLEQEHHPDGFKLLMNCGAAAGQSVFHFHLHLIPRYTGDRKNFRRLVASLGEVL